In Onthophagus taurus isolate NC chromosome 6, IU_Otau_3.0, whole genome shotgun sequence, a genomic segment contains:
- the LOC111417204 gene encoding uncharacterized protein, with amino-acid sequence MKVLIFVLAVFGTNFAVRFKIINYHAGPIHIGIQGNSGKPHLLGGGFSLNPGASKVVESPIDWGGRFWAQTWCGPNNHCETGDCGNRIKCGGNGGTPPATLVEIQLRAHAGQDFYDISLVDGFNSMALIRPVNGKGDCPTLQCKKDLNRNCPKDLRLYYSGFVIGCKSACLLKNEPKYCCTESFGPDRCNPNTWPSNINSAKYFKANCPQAYSYAYDDKSSLYTCVANTYDVEFG; translated from the exons AtgaaagtattaatttttgtattagcCGTTTTTGGCACCAATTTCGCAGtacgatttaaaataattaattaccatGCTGGTCCAATTCATATTGGAATACAAGGTAATAGTGGAAAACCGCATTTATTAGGTGGAGGATTTTCTTTAAATCCGGGTGCATCg aaaGTGGTTGAATCACCAATTGATTGGGGTGGAAGATTTTGGGCACAAACATGGTGTGGTCCTAACAATCATTGTGAAACTGGAGATTGTGGGAATAGAATTAAATGTGGTGGAAATGGAGGAACTCCACCAGCTACTTTAGTTGAAATACAATTAAGAGCTCATGCTGGACAagatttttatgatatttctTTAGTTGATGGTTTTAATTCAATGGCTCTC attagACCAGTTAACGGAAAAGGAGATTGTCCAACATTACAatgtaaaaaagatttaaatcgAAATTGTCCAAAGGATTTGCGTTTATATTATAGTGGTTTTGTTATTGGTTGCAAAAGCGcttgtttattgaaaaatgaacCGAAATATTGTTGTACTGAGTCTTTCGGGCCTGATCGATGTAATCCAAATACTTGGCCAAGCAATATCAATTCAgccaaatattttaaagccaATTGTCCTCAAGCTTACAGTTATGCTTATGATGATAAATCTAGCTTGTATACTTGCGTTGCTAACACCTATGATGTCGAATTTGGTTAA
- the LOC139430301 gene encoding jerky protein homolog-like: MAEKRKKVVLTIPQKIEMISKIENGASRKQMCLQYGIGETTVRDVLKQKEKLLAFATVSNSVSGMKKRKTMKKSTYSELDSALAEWLAQERSEGTPVSGPNIAAKAKVFFDLLGLEGNFDASSSGWLHRFKKRYGIREIGLHGEKLSGDQQAADDFQRDFEKFIMSEDLSPEQIYNADESGLFWKCLPTRTLAFESEHKAAGHKSSKERITILPCSNAAGTHKLKLLVIGCNLPIFLESKKPRSFKGTRADNLPVDYFNQKKGWMNQQIFQEWFEKIFVPQVRKHLDSKNLPRHPAASVLKSSDEQIFAKFLPPNVTALIQPMDQGVIATVKRIYRTKLEKTKIEEGYDFKQLWKMYTILDSICDIAFAWDCIKPSTLVKSWRKLFPNIEVNVNQNIGEQHNEDMPIAALIDLVTSVPGGENVNQENIEEWLECDKNEPGFERLSDVEITNKAMGVNEEIESEEGEVLAQMTHETALQHIDGLLQYLEEQDDAHLAEKLMLRNVQSRIKKRCFQSKKQKLVTDFFKKM, encoded by the coding sequence ATGGCTGAAAAACGAAAGAAGGTTGTGTTAACGATTCcacaaaaaatagaaatgatttctaaaatagaaaatggCGCATCAAGAAAGCAGATGTGTTTACAATACGGGATTGGGGAAACAACAGTGCGAgatgttttaaagcaaaaagaaaagttattggCTTTTGCAACAGTTTCAAACAGTGTTTCTGGaatgaaaaaacgaaaaacaatgaagaaatccaCGTACAGTGAACTTGACTCGGCATTAGCGGAGTGGCTAGCTCAAGAGCGAAGTGAAGGCACTCCTGTATCCGGTCCTAACATTGCAGCTAAAGCAAAAGTCTTCTTTGATTTGTTAGGACTGGAAGGAAATTTTGATGCATCGTCGTCCGGTTGGTTACATCGTTTTAAGAAACGTTATGGAATTAGGGAGATAGGTCTTCACGGGGAAAAGCTGAGCGGTGATCAACAAGCAGCTGACGATTTTCAACgtgattttgaaaagtttataATGTCGGAAGATTTGTCACCAGAACAAATTTATAATGCTGATGAATCAGGGCTTTTTTGGAAGTGTCTTCCCACTCGCACTTTAGCATTTGAAAGTGAACATAAAGCGGCAGGACACAAAAGTAGCAAGGAAAGAATCACAATCTTGCCGTGCAGCAATGCTGCTGGTACCCACAAACTGAAACTTCTTGTAATCGGTTGTAATTTACCGATTTTCTTAGAATCTAAGAAACCAAGGTCTTTTAAGGGGACAAGAGCAGACAATTTACCAgtcgattatttcaatcaaaaaaaagGTTGGATGAACCAGcagatttttcaagaatggtttgaaaagatttttgtgCCTCAAGTACGTAAACACCTTGATTCAAAGAATTTACCAAGACACCCTGCCGCAAGTGTGCTTAAATCTTCTGATGAACAAATTTTTGCAAAGTTTTTGCCCCCAAATGTTACTGCGCTCATACAGCCTATGGACCAGGGGGTCATTGCAACTGTGAAGAGGATATACAGAACAAAGttggaaaaaacaaaaattgaagaaggTTACGATTTTAAGCAGCTTTGGAAGATGTATACAATTTTGGATAGCATTTGCGATATTGCGTTTGCATGGGATTGTATTAAACCGTCAACCCTCGTCAAATCGTGGAGAAAACTCTTTCCAAATATTGAAGTAAATGTCAACCAAAACATTGGTGAACAACATAATGAAGATATGCCTATCGCTGCACTTATTGACTTAGTGACATCCGTTCCGGGAGGTGAGAATGtaaatcaagaaaatataGAAGAGTGGCTGGAATGTGACAAAAATGAGCCAGGGTTTGAACGACTATCTGACGtagaaataacaaacaaagCAATGGGAGTGAACGAAGAAATTGAAAGTGAAGAAGGCGAGGTGCTTGCGCAGATGACACATGAAACTGCTTTGCAGCATATAGACGGATTGCTTCAATATTTAGAGGAGCAAGACGACGCACATCTGGCAGAAAAACTTATGCTAAGGAACGTACAATCCAGAATAAAGAAAAGGTGTTTCCAAAGCAAGAAGCAAAAGCTAGTgaccgatttttttaaaaagatgtaa